The segment ACGAGCGGCAAATTCTCGTTCATGAAAAGCCCGTTTGCCGCCCACACCACCTTAAGCGCCGTTGATATCTATCCGGGCGGGGCGTTCGGGGATATGGCGTTATCACCTGTGGAAGGTACCGTTATAGACATCAGGGAATATCTTACACCTACGCCGTTCAAGTCCCGGGACTTCAGGGAGTATATCACTGCTGTCAGGCAGGGGGGCAGCGTGGTCAAAATATTACATGTGAAACCTGCCGTAAAGGTAGGGGATACCATATCTGCCGGTGACCCACTGGGCACCCTGATACATAATGGGTATTTTTATTTCTGGAATGATCCACCCCTGCACGTTGAGGTCAGGCCGCAGGAAAATTATGTCCGTGCCAGTAATCATAATCCGCTAAAGTCATGTTTTGAATATTCCAGTAATGATACTTCACCTGAATCCACCATTCTATGCAGGGTGGTGTTTTCAGATGAGAGATTTGCGCTGCTTGAGGGTAGATATGAGGGACAGCAGGTAAAGGGATACAGGCTCGGAGGCTGCCTGCTGGATGGTCTGGTCCCGGTGGCACAGGTTGATGACATTGATTATTTCGGGCTTATCGGATTGCACCCGCCATGCTCTGTTATAAGGTCAGAGGGAAACCGGCACATGGTGTCAACTGACAAGGTAAAGGCCAGAGTGCAGACCAGTGTACAGGGCAAAGTGCAGACCAGGTCACAAGCAGGAGGACAAGTGGATTGCCTGGCACTCGCGTTCTCCCTATCACATTCTGTCCCTACAATTAAAGTGATACCAAAACGGTACGGCCAGAAACTTTTTAGTATGGGAGATGAAGTGATTATCAGATTATCAATATATGAGGATTGAAGAGGTGAAATTGCGAAATGCAGGTAGAAGATTTTGAATTCCCTGAAGATAGACTGTATCTGAAGAACCATGTATGGTTACTTGAGGGTGAATCATTGACCATTGGAATAACCCAGCTGGGCCAGAGCCTTTCCAAGGAGATCGTGCATATTGACCTGCCCGATGAGGGCGAGACTGTGCATGCCCATGACCTGCTTGTAGCCTATGAGACCATTAAGGCTGTAAGCCAGATATCCCTGCCTTTTGATTGTGTGGTTGAGATGGTGAATGATGTGCTCTGGGATAAGCCCAACCTGATAAATGATGACCCGTATACGGTCTGGATGGTCAAGGTCAGTGGAGAGCTTGACCGCAATGCTCTGATGGATGTTGAGACTGCATGCAATTACTACGGCAAACTGGTAAAGAAAGAACGTGAGAGGTATGCAGGTTACCGGGACTGATGAAGAGGGATTGAGAAAACAGATATACAAATATATGTGAAAGAAATAATGATAAGATACATTTGAGTGGATCGAAATGGTAGATATTGAAGGATATGAGATGCCTGATGAACTGTACTATACGAAAGACCATACCTGGGCCAGGGTAGAGGACGATGGTACGGTTATCGTAGGTATTGACGCGTATGGCGGCACAGCAGCGGGTGAGATCGAATTTATCGACCTGCCCCTGATAGATGATGAGTTTCATGCAGGAGAGGCCTTTGGTTCGATGGAGTCAGCCAAATGGGTAGGCGGGCTGATCATGCCCACATCAGGCAAAGTAATTGAGGTCAACTCGGATATTGAGGACAATCTGGAACAATTGGCAGATGACCCGTATGGTGAAGGCTGGATGATCAGGGTGGAACCTTCCAACCTTGAAACCGACCTGTCCGGGTTGTACCACGGCAATGCTCTGGTGGAATGGTTTACTAAGGATCTTGAAGAGAGGGGTTGAAATATCCTCTCTGTCATCAGGGATCTATAACAACATTTACGTATTTTCCCGACAAAACTACACTGATGCAGCCACAACCTGCTAATCTTTGTGAGAAGACAAACCGATACAGGGTCATGCTTGAAAGTGCCCTGGAAGATATCGATATCTCGATCGGGGAAAATTCCTACCTGGCTGGTGTGGCAGATGATTATCTCAATATGGCGCGGTCATATTTCAAGGACGGCGTACATTTTGTCAAAAACGAAGACCTGGTAAATGCCCTGGTCTGCTTCAGTTATGGTCATGCCTGGCTGGATGCAGGAGTGAGGTTGGGAGTATTTGCGGTAAGTAAAGACAAATTATTTGCCATATGATCATAGGGCAAAAAGTGATTGGAAACTATTAATTTGATAAATATGAAATAAAATAAATGTGAGGATAGATGTTGGATGTTGAATAATTACAGAGTAACTCTTGAAGCGGCCTGGCTGGTAAAGGATATCAATACTGTTGATGATGCCATGGGCGTGGCTGTAGCTGAAGCAGGAAAACGGCTGAATCCCGGACTGGAATATGTTGAGATAGAGGTGGGAAGCACACAATGTCCGGCTTGCAGGGAACCTTTTGACAGTGTGTTCATGGCTGCCAATACTGCATTGGTGGGTCTGGCATTGGAAATGAAGGTGTTTGATGCTGAAACAGAAGAGCATGCTGCAAGAATCGCGAAGTCGGTCATTGGAAAAGCCTTAAAGAATATCCCTCTCAATGTGGTAGAGGTATTAGAACTTGAATATTTAGAAGAGTAGTGCTGGTTCTGGGGTATTTGACTTGGATAAAACAATTTCGATAGTAGGTCATACTGCACTGGACCACCTGTTTGATGTGACAAATTTCCCGCAACCGAATGCCTCCGCCCCGATAAACGATTATAATATCTATTACGGGGGCGGTGCTGCAAACATTGCAGCCGGGATAGCCCGTCTTGGTGGCAGCAGCCAGTTGATCTCCCCGGTAGGAGGCGATTTCAAGGGGTCTGAGTACTGCCAGCACCTGGAAAGCCTGGGTGTGGATACCAGTCTTATGTTCGGGTTGGAGCAGGAAAAGACAGCATCAGCATTCATATATACTGATGTGGACCATAACCAGATAACGTATTTTTACTGGGGCGCGTCAAAGCATTTCCCTGAGCTGGAACCCCCCTACCTTGATTTTGTCCACCTTGCCACGGCCGACCCCGTATTCAACAGCCGGGCAGCAAAGCATGCGGATTTTGTGTCATTTGACCCCGGGCAGGACCTGGTGGTATATTCAAAGGAATGCCTGGAGACCATACTGTCACATACTGATATTCTGTTCACGAACCGCCATGAGATAGAGCGGCTGAGCCAGATGACGGGCTGCACCCGGGAAGAACTGGAAGAGGAAATAGGGGTAGTGGTGGTCACACTGGATAAGGATGGCAGTGAAATATACAGGGATGGCGAGCGTATATTCATTCCTGCCATTCAGGTTGAGGCATCAGATCCCACCGGTGCCGGAGATGCTCACCGTGCAGGTTTTTTGCTGGCATATACCAGGGGGTATCCCCTGGAAATATGCGGGCGGGTAGGGTCTACGACTGCATCCTTTGTTGTTGAGAAAGTGGGATGCCAGACAAACCTACCCACCTGGGAACAAATGCAGCAAAGGTTTAATAAATATTTCAAGGATTTTGAACTATGAGCTATAAAGGGAAATCCTGGACATTAACTTTACTGGCCATACTTATTCTGGTTTGCATAATCGCGGTGGTAACAGTTTTGGTGGTGTATTCCGGGCAACCGGGTACACATAATGGATCATATCTTAAGGTGGATAGCCAGCAGGCTGTGGAAATTGTAACCCAGGATTCGGTTGCTCAACAATATTTATCTGAAAATTTCAAAAGACCTGAATGGCGGGTAGTGAAAACTACATTGGTAAATGACTCATCACATGATTTGAACGGTAGCATAATACAGGAAGATGAGCCTTACTGGAAGGTCGAAATGATGGAGCGGACATGTTCCTGCAGTACGGTAAAGGACCTGTTTGTGGTTGAAGGCCATGTCTCCACCCAAACCGGTGAATTAATGAACCTGACAACCGCTCAGGTGATAGAGAGCCAGTATGACAAACAAACCTGCACATCCACAATATGCCATTAGCAGCCTGGCTATTATCATTGTAGTATTGTTCCTGATTTTATTCATAGTCCCCTCAACCGGGCAGCCCGACATAATTGAAATTGAGTATTTTTATGAGGATGGCTGCTCCAAATGTGCCCGGACTTCTCCGGTCCTGAATGTAGTCTCTGCCCGGTACACGAATCTAACCGTGTACGAATATGAGATTTTAACAGAATATGACGGAGTCGCAGGCTATGACCGCATGAAGGTTTACGGAGTATACATTGTACCGGCTATTGTTATCAACCGCCGGACGCTCATAACATACTCTGATTACGATG is part of the ANME-2 cluster archaeon genome and harbors:
- a CDS encoding M23 family metallopeptidase; its protein translation is MPQTSLEPVAESRGVTIFAPTSGKFSFMKSPFAAHTTLSAVDIYPGGAFGDMALSPVEGTVIDIREYLTPTPFKSRDFREYITAVRQGGSVVKILHVKPAVKVGDTISAGDPLGTLIHNGYFYFWNDPPLHVEVRPQENYVRASNHNPLKSCFEYSSNDTSPESTILCRVVFSDERFALLEGRYEGQQVKGYRLGGCLLDGLVPVAQVDDIDYFGLIGLHPPCSVIRSEGNRHMVSTDKVKARVQTSVQGKVQTRSQAGGQVDCLALAFSLSHSVPTIKVIPKRYGQKLFSMGDEVIIRLSIYED
- a CDS encoding glycine cleavage system protein H, which gives rise to MVDIEGYEMPDELYYTKDHTWARVEDDGTVIVGIDAYGGTAAGEIEFIDLPLIDDEFHAGEAFGSMESAKWVGGLIMPTSGKVIEVNSDIEDNLEQLADDPYGEGWMIRVEPSNLETDLSGLYHGNALVEWFTKDLEERG
- a CDS encoding DUF357 domain-containing protein, which encodes MQPQPANLCEKTNRYRVMLESALEDIDISIGENSYLAGVADDYLNMARSYFKDGVHFVKNEDLVNALVCFSYGHAWLDAGVRLGVFAVSKDKLFAI
- a CDS encoding DUF555 domain-containing protein; translation: MNNYRVTLEAAWLVKDINTVDDAMGVAVAEAGKRLNPGLEYVEIEVGSTQCPACREPFDSVFMAANTALVGLALEMKVFDAETEEHAARIAKSVIGKALKNIPLNVVEVLELEYLEE
- a CDS encoding carbohydrate kinase family protein, with the protein product MDKTISIVGHTALDHLFDVTNFPQPNASAPINDYNIYYGGGAANIAAGIARLGGSSQLISPVGGDFKGSEYCQHLESLGVDTSLMFGLEQEKTASAFIYTDVDHNQITYFYWGASKHFPELEPPYLDFVHLATADPVFNSRAAKHADFVSFDPGQDLVVYSKECLETILSHTDILFTNRHEIERLSQMTGCTREELEEEIGVVVVTLDKDGSEIYRDGERIFIPAIQVEASDPTGAGDAHRAGFLLAYTRGYPLEICGRVGSTTASFVVEKVGCQTNLPTWEQMQQRFNKYFKDFEL